From Variovorax sp. PMC12, the proteins below share one genomic window:
- a CDS encoding efflux RND transporter permease subunit: MAQFFIDRPIFAWVLSIVVMLAGLMAIRTLPLEQYPDIAPPRVSINATYTGASAKTVEDSVTQVIEQQMKGLDNLLYMQATSNSSGVARLSLTFDAGTNIDVAQMQVQNKLQQAMSRLPQQVQSRGVTVTKGGNDFLMIVSMYSGDGSASAVDVGDYISSNLVDVISRIDGVGEVQTLGTGYAMRLWLDPDKLRKYALIPSDVSAAITAQNAQVSAGQLGALPAAAGQQLNATITARSKLQTAEQFENVVLRSTPDGAVVRLKDVARVELGAENLTVRSQLGGRPGAGLGVVLADGANAVQVAEAVKARIEELKPLFPNQLQTFVSYDTTPFVSASIDEVVKALLEAMLLVVLVMYVFLQNLRATLIPAIAVPVVLLGTFGVLSLAGYSINTLTMFGMVLAIGLLVDDAIVVVENVERVMHEEGLSPKEATRKSMAEITPALVGIALVLSAVFIPMAFFGGSTGVIYRQFSITIVSAMALSVFVALTLTPALCATLLKPVHKGEHAVPRRGLLGRLDRFFAAFNRGFDRSADRYEGIVGGIVRRGKRSLVVYLLIAGVMALLFIRLPTSFLPDEDQAFLQVQVTLPPGASNARLQPVVEQVQQYFGKQAEVLSVNVITGQNGDQSSARAFVKLKDWSERTGAGQSAAELARRANKDLSTVRDARVFVLLPPAVRGLGANAGFNFHLKDINGLGHEALVKARDQAIELLGQRPEVANVRSNNLDDTPEFAVDIDDARAGALSLATSDIDSTLSSAMGGTYINDFLDKGRVKRVYMQGDTDFRMLPADIDRWSVRNSLGQMVPFPSFSSSRWSYGSPQLQRYNGSPSYEFVGDAAPGVSSGDAMAAVDAVMKQMPPGIGYEWTGASLQERLSGAQAPLLYAISILFVFLCLAALYESWSVPFSVILVVPLGIVGALLFTSLRGLSNDVYFQVGLLTTVGLSSKNAILIVEFAKQLQEQGKGVVEATLQAVRLRLRPILMTSLAFGFGVLPLAIGTGAGAGGRQSIGTAVLGGMVVGTALGIFFVPLFFALIRGWLEGRRKARPAQETVAGTTAEQGGH, from the coding sequence ATGGCTCAGTTTTTCATCGACCGGCCCATCTTCGCGTGGGTGCTTTCCATCGTCGTCATGCTCGCGGGCCTGATGGCCATCCGCACGCTGCCGCTGGAGCAGTACCCCGACATCGCGCCGCCGCGCGTGTCCATCAACGCCACCTACACCGGCGCCTCGGCCAAGACGGTCGAGGACTCGGTCACGCAAGTCATCGAGCAGCAGATGAAGGGCCTGGACAACCTGCTCTACATGCAGGCGACCAGCAACTCGTCGGGCGTGGCGCGGCTGTCGCTCACCTTCGACGCCGGCACCAACATCGACGTGGCCCAGATGCAGGTGCAGAACAAGCTGCAGCAGGCCATGTCGCGCCTGCCGCAGCAGGTGCAGAGCCGCGGCGTCACCGTCACCAAGGGCGGCAACGACTTCCTGATGATCGTGTCGATGTACTCCGGCGACGGCAGCGCCTCGGCGGTGGACGTGGGCGACTACATCTCCAGCAACCTGGTGGACGTGATCAGCCGCATCGACGGCGTGGGCGAGGTGCAGACGCTGGGCACCGGCTACGCCATGCGCCTGTGGCTCGACCCCGACAAGCTGCGCAAATATGCGCTCATTCCCTCCGACGTGAGCGCCGCCATCACCGCGCAGAACGCGCAGGTCTCGGCCGGCCAGCTGGGCGCGCTGCCCGCGGCCGCCGGGCAGCAGCTCAACGCCACCATCACCGCGCGCAGCAAGCTGCAGACAGCCGAGCAGTTCGAGAACGTGGTGCTGCGCTCCACGCCCGACGGCGCCGTGGTCCGCCTGAAAGACGTGGCGCGCGTGGAACTGGGCGCGGAGAACCTCACCGTGCGCTCGCAGCTCGGCGGGCGCCCCGGCGCGGGCCTGGGCGTGGTGCTGGCCGACGGCGCCAACGCGGTGCAGGTGGCCGAGGCGGTGAAGGCCAGGATCGAGGAGCTCAAGCCGCTCTTCCCCAACCAGCTGCAGACCTTCGTGAGCTACGACACCACGCCCTTCGTGAGCGCCTCCATCGACGAGGTGGTCAAGGCGCTGCTGGAGGCCATGCTGCTGGTGGTGCTGGTGATGTACGTGTTCCTGCAGAACCTGCGCGCCACGCTCATTCCGGCCATTGCGGTGCCGGTGGTGCTGCTGGGCACCTTCGGCGTGCTGTCGCTGGCGGGCTATTCGATCAACACGCTTACCATGTTCGGCATGGTGCTGGCCATCGGCCTGCTGGTGGACGACGCCATCGTGGTGGTGGAGAACGTCGAGCGCGTGATGCACGAGGAAGGGCTCTCGCCCAAGGAGGCCACGCGCAAGTCGATGGCCGAGATCACGCCCGCGCTGGTGGGCATTGCGCTGGTGCTGTCGGCGGTGTTCATTCCGATGGCTTTCTTCGGCGGCTCAACCGGGGTCATCTACCGGCAGTTCTCGATCACCATCGTCTCGGCGATGGCGCTGTCGGTGTTCGTGGCGCTCACGCTCACGCCGGCGCTGTGCGCCACCCTGCTCAAGCCGGTGCACAAGGGCGAACATGCGGTGCCGCGCCGCGGGCTGCTGGGGCGGCTTGACCGCTTCTTCGCGGCCTTCAACCGCGGCTTCGACAGGAGCGCGGACCGCTACGAAGGCATCGTCGGCGGCATCGTGCGGCGCGGCAAGCGCAGCCTGGTGGTGTACCTGCTGATCGCGGGCGTGATGGCGCTGCTGTTCATACGCCTGCCCACCTCGTTCCTGCCCGACGAAGACCAGGCCTTCCTGCAGGTGCAGGTGACCCTGCCGCCGGGCGCCTCGAATGCGCGGCTGCAGCCGGTGGTCGAGCAGGTGCAGCAGTACTTCGGCAAGCAGGCCGAGGTGCTGAGCGTGAACGTCATCACGGGGCAGAACGGCGACCAGAGCTCGGCGCGCGCCTTCGTCAAGCTCAAGGACTGGTCCGAGCGCACCGGCGCGGGCCAGTCGGCGGCCGAGCTGGCGCGGCGCGCCAACAAGGACCTGTCGACGGTGCGCGATGCGCGCGTCTTCGTGCTGCTGCCGCCGGCGGTGCGCGGGCTGGGCGCCAACGCGGGCTTCAACTTCCACCTGAAGGACATCAACGGCCTGGGCCACGAGGCGCTGGTGAAGGCGCGCGACCAGGCCATCGAGCTGCTGGGCCAGCGGCCCGAAGTCGCCAACGTGCGCAGCAACAACCTGGACGACACGCCCGAGTTCGCGGTGGACATCGACGACGCGCGCGCCGGCGCGCTGAGCCTGGCCACGTCGGACATCGACAGCACGCTGTCGAGCGCCATGGGCGGCACCTACATCAACGACTTCCTCGACAAGGGCCGCGTCAAGCGCGTGTACATGCAGGGCGACACCGACTTCCGCATGCTGCCCGCCGACATCGACCGCTGGAGCGTGCGCAACAGCCTGGGCCAGATGGTGCCGTTCCCGTCGTTCTCCAGCTCGCGCTGGAGCTACGGCTCGCCGCAGCTGCAGCGCTACAACGGCAGCCCGAGCTACGAGTTCGTGGGCGACGCGGCGCCGGGCGTGAGCTCGGGCGACGCCATGGCCGCGGTGGACGCGGTGATGAAGCAGATGCCGCCCGGCATCGGCTACGAGTGGACCGGCGCGTCGCTGCAGGAGCGGCTTTCGGGCGCGCAGGCGCCGCTGCTCTACGCCATCTCGATCCTGTTCGTGTTCCTGTGCCTGGCCGCGCTGTACGAAAGCTGGTCGGTGCCGTTCTCGGTGATCCTGGTGGTGCCGCTGGGCATCGTGGGGGCGCTGCTGTTCACCAGCCTGCGCGGGCTGAGCAACGACGTGTACTTCCAGGTCGGCCTGCTGACCACGGTGGGGCTGTCGTCGAAGAACGCGATCCTGATCGTGGAGTTCGCCAAGCAGCTGCAGGAGCAGGGCAAGGGCGTGGTCGAGGCCACGCTGCAGGCGGTGCGCCTGCGGCTGCGGCCCATCCTCATGACCTCGCTGGCCTTCGGCTTCGGCGTGCTGCCGCTGGCCATCGGCACCGGCGCGGGCGCGGGTGGCCGCCAGTCGATCGGCACCGCGGTGCTGGGCGGCATGGTGGTGGGCACCGCGCTGGGCATCTTCTTCGTGCCGCTGTTCTTCGCGCTGATCCGCGGCTGGCTGGAGGGCCGGCGCAAGGCCAGGCCCGCGCAGGAAACCGTTGCCGGTACCACGGCTGAACAGGGAGGCCACTGA
- a CDS encoding efflux transporter outer membrane subunit, translating to MTKRAFPLRSLALSAMASAVLAGCVNLAPEYTAPASPVPQALPSSGVEAPTPIDVGWRSFFVEPRLRGTIELALANNRDLRVAALNIERARAQYGIARAGLFPTVEAGASGSRSRTPGSLSTSGEARIGSQYSADLGLTSYEIDLFGRVRNLGESALQSYFQTEETRRSTQISLVASVATAWLQLAADEQRLLLARNTLESQRKSFDLVERSHQLGAQSGLALAQARSTVDAARADAAAFDSQVEQDRNALALLVGAMPPADLLPAAPASDTAAPATAAQLLVPPPGLPSSVLQRRPDVRAAEHALRASNADIGAARAAFFPRIALTASAGTASSTLSGLFAGGSKAWSFAPSISVPIFDGGANRANLRVAEAQQKIQIATYEKTVQTAFREVADALAERRTLAERLDAQRSLLDATSRSFELSQSLFRSGASSYLDVLDAQRAFYAAQQTLIGLQLTEQTNRLTIYKTLGGGWEES from the coding sequence ATGACGAAGCGCGCATTCCCCCTGCGCTCGCTGGCCCTCTCGGCCATGGCCTCGGCCGTGCTCGCGGGCTGCGTCAACCTCGCGCCCGAATACACCGCGCCCGCATCGCCGGTGCCGCAGGCACTGCCCTCTTCCGGTGTCGAGGCGCCGACGCCGATCGACGTGGGCTGGCGCAGCTTCTTCGTCGAGCCCCGGCTGCGCGGCACCATCGAGCTTGCGCTCGCCAACAACCGAGACCTGCGCGTGGCGGCGCTCAACATCGAGCGCGCGCGGGCGCAGTACGGCATTGCGCGCGCCGGCCTGTTCCCCACCGTGGAAGCCGGCGCCAGCGGCAGCCGCTCGCGCACGCCGGGCAGCCTGTCGACCAGCGGCGAGGCGCGCATCGGCTCGCAGTACAGCGCCGACCTCGGCCTCACCAGCTACGAGATCGATTTGTTCGGCCGCGTGCGCAACCTCGGCGAATCGGCGCTGCAGAGCTACTTCCAGACCGAGGAGACACGGCGCAGCACGCAGATCAGCCTGGTCGCATCGGTCGCGACCGCATGGCTGCAACTGGCGGCCGACGAGCAGCGCCTGCTGCTCGCGCGCAACACGCTGGAGAGCCAGCGCAAGTCTTTCGACCTGGTGGAGCGCAGCCACCAACTGGGCGCGCAATCGGGCCTGGCGCTGGCGCAGGCGCGCAGCACGGTGGACGCCGCGCGCGCCGACGCGGCGGCGTTCGACAGCCAGGTCGAGCAGGACCGCAACGCGCTCGCGCTGCTGGTCGGCGCGATGCCGCCGGCCGACCTGCTGCCTGCGGCGCCCGCTTCGGACACCGCGGCACCGGCCACCGCCGCACAGCTGCTGGTGCCGCCGCCGGGCCTGCCCTCAAGCGTGCTGCAGCGGCGCCCGGATGTACGCGCCGCCGAGCACGCCCTGCGCGCGAGCAATGCCGACATCGGCGCCGCGCGTGCGGCGTTCTTCCCGCGCATCGCGCTCACCGCGTCGGCGGGCACGGCGAGCAGCACGCTGTCGGGCCTGTTCGCGGGCGGCAGCAAGGCCTGGAGCTTCGCGCCCTCGATCAGCGTGCCGATCTTCGACGGCGGCGCCAACCGCGCCAACCTTCGGGTGGCCGAGGCGCAGCAGAAGATCCAGATCGCCACCTACGAGAAGACGGTGCAGACCGCCTTCCGCGAAGTGGCCGACGCATTGGCCGAACGCCGCACGCTGGCCGAGCGGCTCGACGCGCAGCGTTCGCTGCTGGACGCCACCTCGCGCAGCTTCGAGCTGTCGCAGTCGCTGTTCAGGAGCGGCGCCAGCAGCTACCTCGACGTGCTCGACGCGCAGCGTGCCTTCTACGCCGCGCAGCAGACGCTGATCGGCCTGCAGCTCACGGAGCAGACCAACCGGCTGACGATCTACAAGACGCTGGGCGGCGGCTGGGAAGAGAGTTGA